The DNA sequence GTGGTCGATGAGGTAGTGAGCGAAGCGGTTCGCCTTCTCCTCGAGCTCGCCGTAGGTGATCTGGTCGTCGCCGCAGATGAGGGCGACGCGGTCAGGCACGGCGTCGATGGCGTGTTCGGCGAGATCAGCTATGTTCAGGGCCACAAGCCCAAATTAGAACCTGTTACATTTCGACACAAGTCTCCAGTCTCGGCGAAGAAAGGCAGGCACCCATGAGTGAGCCGGAGAAGGGCCCCGACGCCCTCATCGAGCAGCGCGGACACACCCTGATCGTGACGCTCAACCGGCCCGAGGCGCGCAATGCGCTCTCGACCGAGATGCTCTCGATCATGGTCGAGGCCTGGGACCGGGTCGACAACGATCCCGATATCCGGGTGTGCATCCTGACGGGTGCCGGCGGCTACTTCTGCGCGGGCATGGATCTCAAGGCCGCGACCAAGGCACCACCGGGCGACTCGTTCAAGAGCGGCAACTACGACCCGACCCGGATCGACGGTCTACTCAAGGGCCGCCGGCTCACCAAGCCGCTGATCGCCGCCGTCGAGGGTCCCGCCATCGCCGGCGGCACCGAGATCCTGCAGGGCACCGATATCCGGGTGGCCGGCGAGAGCGCG is a window from the Mycolicibacterium anyangense genome containing:
- a CDS encoding crotonase/enoyl-CoA hydratase family protein, with the protein product MSEPEKGPDALIEQRGHTLIVTLNRPEARNALSTEMLSIMVEAWDRVDNDPDIRVCILTGAGGYFCAGMDLKAATKAPPGDSFKSGNYDPTRIDGLLKGRRLTKPLIAAVEGPAIAGGTEILQGTDIRVAGESAKFGISEAKWSLYPMGGSAVRLVRQIPYTIACDLLLTGRHITAREALEYGLIGYVVPDGSALDKALEIAEVISNNGPLAVQAILRSIRETEGLHENDAFKIDTKIGIEVFLSEDAKEGPLAFKEKRAPQFKMR